The region ACAAAACCAATCGCACCCCAGACAAGACCTGCGAAGCTGACCGGCACACCCGGCACAAAGTCCCGCCAGGTGTTGGCGAATACGACATCGTCCGGCTCGCGGAGCAGCACGAAGGGTTTGGCGACCGGGGCGGCGGTGCCAAGTTTCAGCTGCTGCGACAGCAGCGTTTCGTAGCGCGAGATCGTGCTTTGCATAGAGACGCCGCGGTCGCGCAGGAAATCGTCGGAGGATTGCGCATAGGTGTTCAGCGCCTGCTGGCGATCGAGGTGGTGCTCGGCGGCCTGTCTGTTAAAATCTTCGACGATGACGCTGAGTTCGTCGATCGCGCCGCCGATCCGCTGGCGGTATTGCTGGGCAAATTCCGGCGCCTGTGAAAACACCGTGCCGCCGGCAAGTCCGGCGACGATGGCGATGATCCTTGCAATCGGTCCCATTCTCGATGCCTCCGGCTGGTCATCAGCGGTAACGATCCGCGGCCGCAAAGGTTTCTGTTCGACACAATCGGTAACGCTATGTGATTGAACCGACAGCGCTTCCGGCGAGTTCCTCCCCTGACCAACAAGTTGCTCCCGTGAGCAACTGAGAAAGAGAGGCTTGTCATGA is a window of Rhizobium sp. N324 DNA encoding:
- a CDS encoding DUF2937 family protein translates to MGPIARIIAIVAGLAGGTVFSQAPEFAQQYRQRIGGAIDELSVIVEDFNRQAAEHHLDRQQALNTYAQSSDDFLRDRGVSMQSTISRYETLLSQQLKLGTAAPVAKPFVLLREPDDVVFANTWRDFVPGVPVSFAGLVWGAIGFVGGWVAAALLGLGA